The Anas acuta chromosome 2, bAnaAcu1.1, whole genome shotgun sequence genome contains a region encoding:
- the NRN1 gene encoding neuritin → MGLKLNGRYISLILAVQIAYLVQAVRAAGRCDAVFRGFSDCLLRLGDNMANYPQDLDDKRNLQTICAYWDDFHACTLTALTDCQEGATDLWEKLRRESKNLDFQGSLFELCGGGSGAASSLLPPALPVLLAALWAALVTWLPF, encoded by the exons ATGGGACTTAAGTTGAACGGCAGATACATTTCTCTGATCCTTGCTGTGCAGATAG CCTACCTGGTGCAGGCGGTGAGAGCGGCAGGGCGGTGCGATGCGGTCTTTAGGGGCTTCTCGGACTGTTTGCTGCGGCTGGGCGATAACATGGCCAACTACCCGCAGGACCTGGACGACAAGAGAAATCTCCAAACGATCTGCGC GTACTGGGATGATTTCCACGCCTGCACCCTCACAGCGCTCACCGATTGCCAGGAAGGAGCGACAGACCTCTGGGAGAAATTGAGACGGGAGTCCAAAAACCTCGATTTCCAAGGCAGCTTATTTGAACTGTGCGGAGGCGGCAGCGGCGCCGCATCGTCCCTCCTCCCGCCGGCTTTGCCCGTGCTCCTGGCGGCTCTGTGGGCCGCCCTAGTGACCTGGCTGCCTTTTTAG